The following coding sequences lie in one Crassostrea angulata isolate pt1a10 chromosome 10, ASM2561291v2, whole genome shotgun sequence genomic window:
- the LOC128167330 gene encoding uncharacterized protein LOC128167330 isoform X2 produces the protein MVNRTKKGRFLKPTQVARYNQQLKNLHKSSEECDQLVNLDTFVPLFDTKSTPAAGSTLDDHSYIQSTGSFDEINEAFFSGKLRALDFTRHVVDLQALFNNMKCVDCANVSLKFKDAVGVLPAGICEHLVIRCYNCLRFVQVAMGKTHSSPHGQQIFDVNTKLATGMYHSGIGPVQLNNLFTSMNLPSISESLIRRRCDEVGHVLEDLAEESTSKALCEEGHLSATNSIKSTGITASADGAYQRRGSGRCYNSLSGTATLIGKRTGKIVGFSARYKRCRKCDVAKAKHRTPNKHACKKNWTGTAKSLEPDMIVEILKEVKDKNNPVVTLIGDDDCTAFNRARCEVSSCIEKLSDKNHVKKNISNKLYKLKSKHKELSVKTITAIMKSFSYMLAQCKEDTDKIEKSIDSVVLHQFGDHVKCGEWCNMKENPTARHKNLPWGADLQNEKLKTDLLTLFRDLDPSKLSRLDSSNCNESFNNTLRSKAPKDKHYSESGSLAYRLSAAVCQKNEGYSYVAKVHEKLGLSPGTATTSLASIRDRDVHSKREVSKTKEFKLQRQKLKSERSGETRSQEVREGDSYSSNLLGDTPDPDMEVIPGPSDVCNAKTIVYYDLETTGLTGQHQEF, from the exons ATGGTTAACAGAACGAAAAAAGGAAGGTTTTTAAAACCGACACAGGTTGCACGTTATAATCAGCAATTGAAAAATTTACACAAATCAAGTGAAGAATGTGACCAGCTCGTAAATCTTGATACTTTCGTGCCTTTATTTGATACTAAATCTACTCCTGCTGCGGGCAGCACTTTAGATGATCATTCGTATATACAGTCAACAGGTTCTTTTGATGAAATTAATGAAGCATTTTTTAGTGGAAAATTAAGAGCTTTAGACTTTACAAGACATGTGGTAGATCTGCAAGCATTGTTCAACAACATGAAATGCGTGGATTGCGCAAATGTGTCATTGAAGTTCAAGGATGCTGTGGGAGTTTTACCAGCTGGTATTTGTGAGCACTTGGTGATAAGGTGCTACAACTGTCTTCGGTTTGTACAAGTTGCCATGGGAAAAACACATTCATCACCACATGGTCAACAGATATTTGATGTAAACACCAAATTAGCAACTG GCATGTACCATAGTGGAATTGGTCCAGTCCAACTTAACAACCTTTTCACATCAATGAACTTGCCAAGCATCAGTGAGAGCCTGATAAGAAGAAGATGTGATGAAGTAGGGCATGTGCTGGAAGACTTGGCCGAGGAATCTACCAGTAAAGCTCTATGTGAAGAGGGGCATTTATCAGCCACAA aCAGTATTAAGTCCACTGGAATAACAGCTTCTGCAGATGGTGCTTACCAGAGAAGAGGATCAGGAAGATGTTACAATAGTCTGTCAG GCACTGCAACTCTAATTGGTAAAAGGACTGGCAAAATTGTGGGTTTCTCTGCTAGATACAAAAGATGCAGAAAATGTGATGTGGCGAAGGCGAAGCACAGAACCCCCAACAAGCATGCATGTAAGAAAAATTGGACTGGCACCGCGAAATCTTTGGAACCTGACATGATTGTAGAAATACTTAAGGAAGTCAAAGACAAGAATAATCCTGTTGTTACACTGATTGGAGATGACGATTGCACAGCTTTCAACAGAGCAAGGTGTGAAGTTAGTTCTTGCATTGAAAAGTTAAGTGACAAAAATCATGTGAAAAAGAATATTTCCAACAAACtctataaattaaaatcaaaacacaaagAGCTTTCTGTTAAAACGATTACGGCCATAATGAAGAGTTTCAGCTACATGCTAGCACAGTGCAAGGAAGACACggacaaaatagaaaaatctatAGACTCTGTTGTTCTTCACCAGTTTGGTGACCATGTAAAATGTGGCGAATGGTGTAACATGAAGGAAAACCCAACTGCTAGACACAAGAATCTTCCATGGGGAGCAGATCTACAGAATGAAAAACTGAAAACTGATTTATTGACTTTGTTCAGAGATCTTGATCCCAGCAAGCTAAGCAGACTAGACTCTAGCAACTGCAATGAAAGCTTTAACAATACATTAAGATCTAAGGCTCCAAAAGACAAGCACTACAGTGAGAGTGGAAGCTTGGCATATAGACTTTCTGCAGCTGTTTGCCAAAAGAATGAAGGCTATAGCTATGTAGCAAAG GTTCATGAGAAGCTTGGACTTAGTCCTGGGACAGCAACAACCTCGCTAGCCTCCATCAGAGACAGAGATGTTCATAGCAAAAGAGAagtttcaaaaacaaaagaattcaag TTGCAACGTCAAAAACTAAAGAGTGAAAGGAGTGGAGAAACTAGGAGCCAAGAAGTCAGAGAGGGTGACAGCTACTCATCAAACCTTTTAG GAGACACACCTGACCCAGATATGGAAGTAATTCCTGGACCATCAGATGTTTGTAACGCCAAAACAATTGTATACTATGATCTGGAGACAACAGGATTGA CAGGTCAACATCAGGAATTCTAG
- the LOC128167330 gene encoding uncharacterized protein LOC128167330 isoform X3 — translation MVNRTKKGRFLKPTQVARYNQQLKNLHKSSEECDQLVNLDTFVPLFDTKSTPAAGSTLDDHSYIQSTGSFDEINEAFFSGKLRALDFTRHVVDLQALFNNMKCVDCANVSLKFKDAVGVLPAGICEHLVIRCYNCLRFVQVAMGKTHSSPHGQQIFDVNTKLATGMYHSGIGPVQLNNLFTSMNLPSISESLIRRRCDEVGHVLEDLAEESTSKALCEEGHLSATNSIKSTGITASADGAYQRRGSGRCYNSLSGTATLIGKRTGKIVGFSARYKRCRKCDVAKAKHRTPNKHACKKNWTGTAKSLEPDMIVEILKEVKDKNNPVVTLIGDDDCTAFNRARCEVSSCIEKLSDKNHVKKNISNKLYKLKSKHKELSVKTITAIMKSFSYMLAQCKEDTDKIEKSIDSVVLHQFGDHVKCGEWCNMKENPTARHKNLPWGADLQNEKLKTDLLTLFRDLDPSKLSRLDSSNCNESFNNTLRSKAPKDKHYSESGSLAYRLSAAVCQKNEGYSYVAKVHEKLGLSPGTATTSLASIRDRDVHSKREVSKTKEFKLQRQKLKSERSGETRSQEVREGDSYSSNLLGDTPDPDMEVIPGPSDVCNAKTIVYYDLETTGLSQHQEF, via the exons ATGGTTAACAGAACGAAAAAAGGAAGGTTTTTAAAACCGACACAGGTTGCACGTTATAATCAGCAATTGAAAAATTTACACAAATCAAGTGAAGAATGTGACCAGCTCGTAAATCTTGATACTTTCGTGCCTTTATTTGATACTAAATCTACTCCTGCTGCGGGCAGCACTTTAGATGATCATTCGTATATACAGTCAACAGGTTCTTTTGATGAAATTAATGAAGCATTTTTTAGTGGAAAATTAAGAGCTTTAGACTTTACAAGACATGTGGTAGATCTGCAAGCATTGTTCAACAACATGAAATGCGTGGATTGCGCAAATGTGTCATTGAAGTTCAAGGATGCTGTGGGAGTTTTACCAGCTGGTATTTGTGAGCACTTGGTGATAAGGTGCTACAACTGTCTTCGGTTTGTACAAGTTGCCATGGGAAAAACACATTCATCACCACATGGTCAACAGATATTTGATGTAAACACCAAATTAGCAACTG GCATGTACCATAGTGGAATTGGTCCAGTCCAACTTAACAACCTTTTCACATCAATGAACTTGCCAAGCATCAGTGAGAGCCTGATAAGAAGAAGATGTGATGAAGTAGGGCATGTGCTGGAAGACTTGGCCGAGGAATCTACCAGTAAAGCTCTATGTGAAGAGGGGCATTTATCAGCCACAA aCAGTATTAAGTCCACTGGAATAACAGCTTCTGCAGATGGTGCTTACCAGAGAAGAGGATCAGGAAGATGTTACAATAGTCTGTCAG GCACTGCAACTCTAATTGGTAAAAGGACTGGCAAAATTGTGGGTTTCTCTGCTAGATACAAAAGATGCAGAAAATGTGATGTGGCGAAGGCGAAGCACAGAACCCCCAACAAGCATGCATGTAAGAAAAATTGGACTGGCACCGCGAAATCTTTGGAACCTGACATGATTGTAGAAATACTTAAGGAAGTCAAAGACAAGAATAATCCTGTTGTTACACTGATTGGAGATGACGATTGCACAGCTTTCAACAGAGCAAGGTGTGAAGTTAGTTCTTGCATTGAAAAGTTAAGTGACAAAAATCATGTGAAAAAGAATATTTCCAACAAACtctataaattaaaatcaaaacacaaagAGCTTTCTGTTAAAACGATTACGGCCATAATGAAGAGTTTCAGCTACATGCTAGCACAGTGCAAGGAAGACACggacaaaatagaaaaatctatAGACTCTGTTGTTCTTCACCAGTTTGGTGACCATGTAAAATGTGGCGAATGGTGTAACATGAAGGAAAACCCAACTGCTAGACACAAGAATCTTCCATGGGGAGCAGATCTACAGAATGAAAAACTGAAAACTGATTTATTGACTTTGTTCAGAGATCTTGATCCCAGCAAGCTAAGCAGACTAGACTCTAGCAACTGCAATGAAAGCTTTAACAATACATTAAGATCTAAGGCTCCAAAAGACAAGCACTACAGTGAGAGTGGAAGCTTGGCATATAGACTTTCTGCAGCTGTTTGCCAAAAGAATGAAGGCTATAGCTATGTAGCAAAG GTTCATGAGAAGCTTGGACTTAGTCCTGGGACAGCAACAACCTCGCTAGCCTCCATCAGAGACAGAGATGTTCATAGCAAAAGAGAagtttcaaaaacaaaagaattcaag TTGCAACGTCAAAAACTAAAGAGTGAAAGGAGTGGAGAAACTAGGAGCCAAGAAGTCAGAGAGGGTGACAGCTACTCATCAAACCTTTTAG GAGACACACCTGACCCAGATATGGAAGTAATTCCTGGACCATCAGATGTTTGTAACGCCAAAACAATTGTATACTATGATCTGGAGACAACAGGATTGA GTCAACATCAGGAATTCTAG